One Gammaproteobacteria bacterium DNA segment encodes these proteins:
- a CDS encoding cupin-like domain-containing protein translates to MNGNSVTTARAGAAVNGQSAPMSALDSLLGDFDRADFFANHWEKRTCVIHHGDPQRFAHLLSCEQFMDEEVRHCRVLRGAYLDPQGWPSEVVIRPGQAKKVFESGMTVAASMMRESGALKAFLDSFRACLFGVAPHFNAYYSPDRKGYSVHFDAHPVWFLQVAGSKHWYLGRKPVVRNPPMTLGFPPDREVLKLPWITVNKPPLDDPEQFMSVTLEPGDVAYMPPGTWHRASARGYSLALTLASAHITVADLVCGVMQDRLSSSECSALTERVGGVAASARGGNGALPGGVEQALAGRLAAAKDLVSRIEMEDLRRKFAQLAKMSTEDLIALNVKKAD, encoded by the coding sequence CAGTGTGACAACGGCTCGTGCGGGCGCGGCGGTGAACGGGCAATCGGCGCCAATGTCGGCGCTTGACAGTCTGCTTGGGGATTTTGATCGTGCGGACTTTTTTGCCAACCACTGGGAGAAGCGCACCTGCGTTATTCACCACGGCGACCCGCAGCGTTTCGCGCACCTGCTGAGTTGCGAGCAGTTCATGGACGAGGAGGTGCGTCATTGCCGGGTGTTGCGCGGCGCCTATCTGGACCCGCAGGGGTGGCCGTCGGAAGTGGTTATCCGGCCCGGGCAGGCGAAGAAGGTGTTTGAGTCGGGCATGACCGTCGCCGCGTCCATGATGCGCGAGAGCGGCGCGCTGAAGGCGTTTCTGGATTCTTTCCGCGCCTGCCTGTTCGGCGTGGCGCCGCATTTCAACGCCTATTACTCGCCCGACCGGAAAGGCTACAGCGTTCATTTTGACGCCCATCCGGTGTGGTTTCTGCAAGTCGCCGGCAGCAAGCACTGGTATCTCGGGCGCAAGCCCGTGGTTCGCAACCCGCCGATGACCCTCGGCTTTCCGCCCGACCGCGAGGTGCTGAAACTGCCGTGGATTACCGTCAACAAACCGCCGCTGGACGACCCCGAACAGTTCATGTCGGTTACGCTGGAGCCGGGCGATGTCGCGTACATGCCGCCGGGCACCTGGCACCGGGCGTCGGCGCGCGGTTATTCGCTGGCGCTGACGCTGGCCTCGGCGCACATCACCGTCGCCGACCTCGTGTGCGGCGTGATGCAGGATCGCCTGTCGTCGTCCGAATGCAGCGCGCTGACGGAGCGCGTCGGCGGCGTGGCGGCGTCGGCGCGCGGCGGCAACGGCGCGCTGCCCGGCGGCGTCGAGCAGGCGCTGGCCGGACGCCTGGCCGCCGCCAAAGACCTGGTGTCGCGCATTGAGATGGAAGACCTGCGCCGCAAGTTCGCGCAACTGGCGAAAATGTCCACCGAAGACCTGATTGCGCTGAATGTCAAAAAGGCTGACTGA